The genomic region GCCACGGAGGGCTTCTCGTCGACCGAATCCATGTCGCCGACACGGGATCGTAGTTCGGTGACCACCAGCGCCCCCACGGTAGGCTCTGCGGCGACGAACCGGTCGATCGCCTCCTGGGAGTCCGCGGCGGCGAGAAAGAGCGCGCAGATCTCCTCAGCCGCCGATTCCGTTTCGGAGTCCACCACGTCCAGCGCCAGCAGTGCCTCGGTCGCCTCCATACGCACCCACGGATCCTCGTCTTCGAGACGGGCCTCTAAGTTCTCGACGGCGGGGCGAACCTCGTCGGGGTGGGTCCGTCCGACCGCCGTGAGTGCCCTGGCCGCAGAACGACGGCGTTCGATCCTCGACGCGTCGAGGCTGGCGGTAAGGTCATCGATGGCGGGCACGACCGCCTCCGGGTGGGCTTGTGCAATCGTCTCTAGCTCACGGGTGATCGATTCGTATATGGGTTCGAACGTGGTGTTTCCAGCACCTTCTTCGTCGAAGATGCTCTGGAGTGTCGAGGCGATACGGGGTGCCTCGCGTGGGAAGGTCACACCCAGCCGCCCGAGCGCCAGTGTGATGGATGTCTGTTCACCCCTGGGACCGGGTCCGACGAACGCAGCGGGTGGCGACAGCAATGCGAGGATGCCGTCGATGACGGGTCGAACCGCATCCGGGCGCGTCTCCGCGAGCGAAGCGAGCGCACTGGCCGCGCTGGAACGGACCGTCCAGCTGTCGTCGCCCAGACACGCCCGGAAGTCATCGATGGAAGGACGGTCCGCATCCGGATGCGTTTCCGCGAGAGAGCCGAGCC from Haloarcula hispanica ATCC 33960 harbors:
- a CDS encoding HEAT repeat domain-containing protein, which encodes MGNDFRETTGTTERVTELVAAFEDGRAGDAEFEALRELLATEDARDRDVAMSGIRSVGIVDEERTEAAVDVLLGHCFDQPRRVREPAAESLSDVGREQNPAVLRPAVDTLRERLHDAHESTRREALFALRELCKHHAELFVPLVDDLRVRLDDGEAWVREHTLAVLGEIAAERPEAITPPFDDFEACLDDDVPKVRSKAVLRLGSLAETHPDADRPSIDDFRACLGDDSWTVRSSAASALASLAETRPDAVRPVIDGILALLSPPAAFVGPGPRGEQTSITLALGRLGVTFPREAPRIASTLQSIFDEEGAGNTTFEPIYESITRELETIAQAHPEAVVPAIDDLTASLDASRIERRRSAARALTAVGRTHPDEVRPAVENLEARLEDEDPWVRMEATEALLALDVVDSETESAAEEICALFLAAADSQEAIDRFVAAEPTVGALVVTELRSRVGDMDSVDEKPSVAAAFRTISTIDDAYRYLSPISI